From the genome of Streptomyces sp. NBC_01260, one region includes:
- a CDS encoding adenylosuccinate synthase — translation MPALVLLGAQWGDEGKGKATDLLGGSVDYVVRYQGGNNAGHTVVVGDQKYALHLLPSGILSPGCTPVIGNGVVVDPAVLLSELSGLNDRGVDTSKLLISGNAHLITPYNVTVDKVTERFLGKRKIGTTGRGIGPTYADKINRVGIRVQDLYDESILEQKVEAALEQKNQLLAKVFNRRAIEAGKVVEDMLQYAEQIKPFVADTTLILNNAIDEGKVVLFEGGQGTLLDVDHGTYPFVTSSNPTAGGACTGSGVGPTKISRVIGILKAYTTRVGAGPFPTELLDEDGEALRRIGGERGVTTGRDRRCGWFDAPIARYATRVNGLTDFFLTKLDVLTGWEQIPVCVAYEIDGKRVEELPYNQTDFHHAKPVYEMLPGWSEDITKAKTFADLPKNAQGYVKALEEMSGAPISAIGVGPGRTETIEINSFL, via the coding sequence GTGCCCGCACTTGTGCTGCTCGGTGCTCAGTGGGGTGACGAGGGCAAGGGGAAGGCCACCGACCTCCTCGGTGGATCCGTGGACTATGTGGTGCGATACCAAGGCGGCAACAATGCCGGCCACACGGTGGTCGTCGGCGACCAGAAGTACGCACTGCATCTCCTCCCCTCCGGAATCCTGTCACCGGGGTGTACCCCGGTCATCGGAAACGGTGTCGTGGTCGACCCGGCCGTCCTGCTCTCCGAGCTGAGTGGGCTGAACGACCGCGGCGTGGACACGTCCAAGCTGCTGATCAGCGGTAACGCCCATTTGATCACCCCGTACAACGTCACCGTCGACAAGGTGACGGAACGGTTCCTCGGTAAGCGCAAGATCGGCACGACCGGGCGCGGTATCGGCCCGACGTACGCCGACAAGATCAACCGGGTCGGCATCCGCGTCCAGGACCTCTACGACGAGTCGATCCTGGAGCAGAAGGTCGAGGCGGCCCTGGAGCAGAAGAACCAGCTTCTGGCCAAGGTCTTCAACCGCCGCGCGATCGAGGCCGGCAAGGTCGTCGAGGACATGCTCCAGTACGCGGAGCAGATCAAGCCCTTCGTCGCCGACACGACGCTGATCCTGAACAACGCCATCGACGAGGGCAAGGTCGTCCTCTTCGAGGGCGGTCAGGGCACGCTGCTCGACGTCGACCACGGCACGTATCCCTTCGTCACCTCGTCGAACCCGACCGCGGGCGGCGCCTGCACCGGTTCCGGCGTGGGCCCGACGAAGATCAGCCGGGTCATCGGCATCCTCAAGGCCTATACGACGCGCGTCGGCGCCGGTCCGTTCCCGACGGAGCTGCTCGACGAGGACGGCGAGGCGCTGCGCCGGATCGGTGGCGAGCGCGGTGTCACCACCGGCCGCGACCGCCGCTGCGGCTGGTTCGACGCCCCGATCGCGCGGTACGCGACCCGGGTCAACGGCCTGACCGACTTCTTCCTCACCAAGCTCGACGTCCTCACCGGCTGGGAGCAGATCCCGGTGTGTGTGGCGTACGAGATCGACGGCAAGCGCGTCGAGGAGCTCCCGTACAACCAGACCGACTTCCACCACGCGAAGCCGGTCTACGAGATGCTGCCGGGCTGGTCCGAGGACATCACCAAGGCGAAGACCTTCGCCGACCTGCCGAAGAACGCGCAGGGTTACGTGAAGGCGCTGGAGGAGATGTCCGGCGCCCCGATCTCCGCGATCGGGGTCGGCCCCGGCCGGACCGAGACGATCGAGATCAACTCGTTCCTGTAA